The DNA region TGGATGCTCGAGGATTCCGGTTACGAGGATTTCGCCGGCTTTATCTCTCCGTTGGAAGGCCGCGAATCCAAGTTGTCCCAATTGGCCGAGTTCCAGGCGAGCGGCGTGGAGCTGCAGGAAGGCACGCCCGATGATCCGAAGGTAGTCGAAATCCGCAACAAGGCGCAAATCGATCTGCCGGCAATCGCCCAGGAATTCGTCTTGGCCAAAGACCCGCAGGCCGTGCTCGACAAATGGAACAAAGCCTGGGCCAAAGCGAAGCAGGAGCTGGGCTACTAAGAAAGAAGGGGAACGGCATGTTTGGAACGCTGTCTTATAAAGCGCAGAAAAATATCATTATCGTCTCGTTTTTACTCGTCCCGCTCGCTTTGCTCCTGCTGTTTACCTACTATCCCGCGCTGAAGCTGGTCATGTTCAGCTTCACCGATTGGGACGGGTACAGCCCGGAGAAGCCGTGGGTCGGGCTGGCCAATTACCGGGAAGTGTTTACCAACCCGGACATATTCGGCGTATTCGCCCATAACTTCGCCTATTTTGTTATGGGCATCATCCAAAATATCATCGCGATTTACTTCGCCGTGATTTTGAACAGCAGGCTGCGCGGCCGGAACTTTTTCCGGCTGCTGCTGTTCCTGCCTTACATTATGAACGCCGTGGCCGTCGCTTTTATGTTCGGCTATGTTTTCGATACGACCCAGGGTTCGCTGAACCTGTTCCTGCAAAGCATCGGGCTGGCCAAACTCGGCGAAACGAGCTGGCTCGGCACGGCCGGCCTGGTCAACTATTCGCTCGCTTCGACCGGGCTGTGGCGGTTCATGGGCTATAACATGGTGATTTACATCGCCGCTTTGCAGGCGATCCCCCGCGACATGTACGAAGCGGCCAAAATCGACGGCGCCGGGGCCATGCAAACGTTTTGGCGGATTACGCTGCCGAACATGAAGCCGGTCATCCAGTTGAACCTGTTCCTGACCGTCACCGGCGCGCTGGAGGTGTTCGATCTTCCGTTCGTCCTGACCAAAGGAGGGCCGGCCGGCGCGAGCCAAACATACGTGCAGCGGGTAATGGAGACTGCTTTTGCTTACAACCATTACGGGCTTGCTTCGGCGATGAGCATTATTTTGCTGATGTTCGTGATCATCGTCGTGGGGCTTCAACAGTTTGTGCTTAGCAGAGGAGGAAACGGCAAATGAGCAGACGCAAATTCACTTTCCCGGATGCGCTGAAATACCTGACCTTGCTGATCGGGGTTTTTGTCGTGCTGTTCCCTCCGTACGTCGTCATCGTCAACTCCTTCAAATCAAGCAATGAATTTAATACCGCCAGCACGATGGCGCTGCCGCAAAGCTTTTTCAATTTTGAAAATTTCAAGATCGTGTTTGAACGGGGCGGCCTATTGAGCGGGTTCGGTAATACGCTGGTCATTATTTGCGTGTCCCTGGTCTTCAATATCCTATTCGGAACGATGGTGGCTTACGTGCTGGGGCGGTTTTCTTTTAAGCTGAAAAAAGCGGTTTTCGGCCTGTATCTGTTCGCGACCGTCATTCCCGGCATTACGACCCAGGTCGCTACCTTCGGCATCATCAAATCGCTGGGCCTGTACAATACGCTGGGAGCTCCGATCATCCTGTACGTCGGCGCGGACGTGATCCAGATCATTTTATATTTGCAGTTTATCCGCAACATTCCCGTCGACCTCGACGAAAGCGCCATGGCCGAAGGCGCCTCCCTGTTCCGGATTTACCGTTCGATCATTTTTCCGCTGCTGACGCCGGCGACGGCCACGCTGATCATTTTGAAGACAATCAGCATTTACAACGATATGTACACGCCGTACCTTTACATGCCGAAGCAAAGCCTGGGCGTGGTGACGACGGTGCTGATGCGCTTCCAGGGCGTCAACGTGGCCGACTGGAACCTGATTTGCGCGGCGATCCTGCTGATTCTGCTGCCTACCGTGGTGCTGTATTTTTTCCTGCAAAAATATATCTTTGAAGGCGTTACCAGCGGTGCGGTAAAATGAGGTATGATCTTGCGAGCCTTGTTCCGAAAAGCCTGGTTGTTATTCGCCAACTTATCCATGCAAAAAAAGCTGGTGATCGTCTTCGTCTTTCTCATTTCGCTGCCGGTCACCTATTTCAGCTACACTTCGTACCGTTCCAGCTTCAGACTGGTGCAAAGCAGCACGACCGAGGCCGCCCGTCTGATGACGGACAACGCGATGGACAAAGCGGACCGTTATATCGCCGATTTGAAGCGGTACACAAGCCTGCCCTTGTACAACAAAGAGGTGCAAAAATATTTGGACCAGCGGGGAACGGATTGGGACAAGAGCACCTCCATCGATATTTTTCTGATGTATTTGAACAATACCAAGGATGAGATTTTGTCCGCCTACCTGGTGGACCGTTACGATATGGTTTATTACAACCGGAAGCCGGGCATCAACGTACTGTACCCGGAAACGCGGCTCAGCGAGTGGAAGGCATTGGCGCGTAAGTCCGGTTCGTCTCCCGCCCTCGCCGGCACACATGCGATCCGCGTGAACGAAACGGAGAGCCGCCAGGTGTTCACCGTCGTCCGCCCTATCCGTTCGGTCAGCTCCTTGCGCGATATCGGTCTGATCGCGATCGATGTCGACGCGAAGCTGTTCGACGGGATCATCGAGCCGCTGAATGCCGTGACCCACGGCGACGCCCTGATCGTGGACGAATACGGAAAGGTCGTGTACAGCGCCGATCCCGGCAAGCTGGGCGAGGATTTAAGCGGCAGCCCTCTGCTGGCGCCGGCCGCAGGCGCGCGGGGCAGTTTCCGGCTGGCTATCGGCGGCCGGCCTTACATTTGCGTCTACACTTCGTCCGCGCAAACCGGCTGGAAAACGCTGGTCTACATTCCTTTGACCGAACTGCTAGCGCCGATGAAGCAAAACCGCGATAAACTGATAATCACGACGTTGTCCGTTATTTTTTTCGCCCTGCTTGTGGCCATGGTTATCTCCTACGCGCTCACGAAGCCGCTGAAACGGACGGTGCAGCTAATGAAGCAGGTGCAGCGCGGCAAGCTCGACGTTCGGGTCAACGTCAAATACAATGACGAAATCGGCCTTCTGGGCAGCCAGTTCAACCGGATGATCGCCCGCGTGAAGGACCTGCTCCATGAGGTGGCCGAAACGGAAAAGAGCAAGCAAAAAGCCGATATGCTGGCGCTGCAAAATCAGATCAACCCGCATTTTATCTACAACACGCTGGAAGCGATCCGCATGCTCGCCGAGCTGAACGATGATGACCGGGTCGCCGAGCTGACCTATCTGCTGGGCCTGCTGCTTCGCTACAGCATTACCCGGAGCGCCGACGAGCAGGTGACGGTGGCCCAGGAAATCGACCATGTGCGGAACTACCTGCTGCTGCTGCAAATCCGCTTCCCGGACAAATTCAGCTTCCGTGTGGAGATTCCGGAGTTTTTTTATCCGCTGCCGATCGTTAAACTGGTTTTTCAGCCGATTGTGGAAAACGCGGTGTTTCACGGTCTGGAAAAAAGAGAGGGGTCCGGCACCATTACGATCCGGGCGTGGAATGAACTTGGCGACGCCATCTTCACGGTGCGTGACGACGGCGTCGGGATGACCGAAGAACGCCTCGCCTCCCTGAACCATAGCCTGACGGACGGCAGAACGGACAAATTCGGAATCGGGCTGCGCAATGTCCAAGAGCGGATCCGGCTTCATTACGGCGCAGGCTCCCGGTTGACCGTCAGCAGCCGGGCGGGCGAAGGCACGACGGTCACGGTGAGAATCGCCGGCTTGCTCCGTAACGGCGCGGGGGGAGTTGGATGAGCCAGTTAAAGGATGACCATGGCTGGCTTGGAGGCCTGACCACGGCTTCGACCAAGTCGAAATGCCGGGACGTAAAGCCATATTGCCGAGGCGCTGACCGCAATGCCGTACTTTCCGGCCGTAATGCCGTACTTCCGGCCCTAACGGACACCACAGACCTTATTTGGCATTTCAGCACGCCTGACCTGCAGAAATGGAAAGCTGGCGTTATCAAGGATGGAGCTACTAGGTTTGATCCGGAGTAAACGGAATGATTCAAAGGGGGAAATCCTATGCTGCGAATCGCGATCGTGGACGACGAGGCTTCGATTCGGGAAGGGCTGGGTAAGATGATCGGCAAGGAGAGCGGCCGTTTCGTCGTCGACGGTTTGTTCTCCAATGGGCAGGACGTCCTCGATTATCTCGGGGAAGCCGACCTTGACGTCATCGTCACCGATATCCGTATGCCCGTGGTGGACGGACTGGAGCTGAGCAAACAGGTAAAGGCCATCAAGCCGGAAATCCGCTGCATCATCATGAGCGGGTTTAAGGATTTCGAATATGCCCGGCAGGCCATCCGGTGTTCCGCGGTGGACTATCTGCTCAAGCCGATCGACAAGAAGCAGCTGTTTGCCCTGCTTTACGCGCTTGATGAGGAGAAGTCGGCGGCCCGCGGCAAGGAGCGGCAAATCCGTTCGGGATTGTTGCTCTCTCATTTCAAAAGCTTCGCAGGAGGGGCCGGCCTTGTTGGACCCGGCGCAAAGCTGCCGGAGCTTTCTCTGCCGGAGCCTTATTTTGCCGTATATGCGATCAAGGGCTGGCATCCGGAAGCCTTGCGCGCCAGGCTTGAGCAAACCCTACGCCTCCCCGTTCGCTTTTGGGATCTGGTTGACACCGGCGAACCGGTTCTCGCTTGGATCTGTTATTTTTATCAGCAGACGGACCAGGAAGAACTCCGCCAATTGACCGCGGTTTTGGAAGCGATATGCAAGCCCCGCCGCACGCTTGCCGGCTCCAGCTTCGTATATGGCGATCCTGCCATGCTGGGCAGAGCTTACGCGGAAGCGAAAAGCGCCTGCGAGCTCGGCATTTACGGAAACCAGACGTGGAATTACCGTAAGGCCGGCGGCAGCGCCGGACCTAACAACGGCAGTCCGGATATCGGCGAACGGTTTGCCGCCTGCCGCGATGAATGGGTCGAGCAGCTGCAAATTTTAAACGTTCCTCGGGCGGCCGCCTGTTTGGAGCGAATGTTGGAGCAGGTAAGGAAAGATCGGACTCCGCTTGAATCGGTCATTTTACTGTGCCGTCTCGTGCTGGACACCATCTCCGCCGAGCTGCACGAATGGGGCAAAATATGGCCCCGCGCCAAAGCCAAACAGCTGGAAGCCGAGCTGTTGTCCTGCCTTAGCTTTGATGAAATCCGGCAAAAATTTGTGGACGAATTGACCGGCGCTTTACAACAGGTCCGGGCCGGTCGCCTGGCGCAGGCGGGGAAATCGGTCGAAACCGTCAAGCGCTGGATCGCCGAGCATTACAACCAGCCGGCCGAACTAAGCCAGCTCGCTCGTATGGTCTATTTGACGCCCAGCTACCTGAGCAAGCTGTTCAAACATGAAACCGGCATGACGATCACCGATTACCTGATCGAGGTAAGAATCAAAAAAGCGAAGCTGCTGCTGCGCAAATCAAGCAAGCTGAAAATCCACGAAATCGGCTGCGAGGTCGGCTATCCCGATCCGGCCTATTTCAACAAGCTGTTCAAGCGCATGGTCGGGGTGACGCCCAACGAGTACAAAAGGATATCGCAGTAAGATAAGGTCGTATCACAGCCTGCGGTTCCGCCCGTTTCAGT from Paenibacillus macerans includes:
- a CDS encoding response regulator transcription factor; translation: MLRIAIVDDEASIREGLGKMIGKESGRFVVDGLFSNGQDVLDYLGEADLDVIVTDIRMPVVDGLELSKQVKAIKPEIRCIIMSGFKDFEYARQAIRCSAVDYLLKPIDKKQLFALLYALDEEKSAARGKERQIRSGLLLSHFKSFAGGAGLVGPGAKLPELSLPEPYFAVYAIKGWHPEALRARLEQTLRLPVRFWDLVDTGEPVLAWICYFYQQTDQEELRQLTAVLEAICKPRRTLAGSSFVYGDPAMLGRAYAEAKSACELGIYGNQTWNYRKAGGSAGPNNGSPDIGERFAACRDEWVEQLQILNVPRAAACLERMLEQVRKDRTPLESVILLCRLVLDTISAELHEWGKIWPRAKAKQLEAELLSCLSFDEIRQKFVDELTGALQQVRAGRLAQAGKSVETVKRWIAEHYNQPAELSQLARMVYLTPSYLSKLFKHETGMTITDYLIEVRIKKAKLLLRKSSKLKIHEIGCEVGYPDPAYFNKLFKRMVGVTPNEYKRISQ
- a CDS encoding cache domain-containing sensor histidine kinase encodes the protein MRALFRKAWLLFANLSMQKKLVIVFVFLISLPVTYFSYTSYRSSFRLVQSSTTEAARLMTDNAMDKADRYIADLKRYTSLPLYNKEVQKYLDQRGTDWDKSTSIDIFLMYLNNTKDEILSAYLVDRYDMVYYNRKPGINVLYPETRLSEWKALARKSGSSPALAGTHAIRVNETESRQVFTVVRPIRSVSSLRDIGLIAIDVDAKLFDGIIEPLNAVTHGDALIVDEYGKVVYSADPGKLGEDLSGSPLLAPAAGARGSFRLAIGGRPYICVYTSSAQTGWKTLVYIPLTELLAPMKQNRDKLIITTLSVIFFALLVAMVISYALTKPLKRTVQLMKQVQRGKLDVRVNVKYNDEIGLLGSQFNRMIARVKDLLHEVAETEKSKQKADMLALQNQINPHFIYNTLEAIRMLAELNDDDRVAELTYLLGLLLRYSITRSADEQVTVAQEIDHVRNYLLLLQIRFPDKFSFRVEIPEFFYPLPIVKLVFQPIVENAVFHGLEKREGSGTITIRAWNELGDAIFTVRDDGVGMTEERLASLNHSLTDGRTDKFGIGLRNVQERIRLHYGAGSRLTVSSRAGEGTTVTVRIAGLLRNGAGGVG
- a CDS encoding carbohydrate ABC transporter permease codes for the protein MSRRKFTFPDALKYLTLLIGVFVVLFPPYVVIVNSFKSSNEFNTASTMALPQSFFNFENFKIVFERGGLLSGFGNTLVIICVSLVFNILFGTMVAYVLGRFSFKLKKAVFGLYLFATVIPGITTQVATFGIIKSLGLYNTLGAPIILYVGADVIQIILYLQFIRNIPVDLDESAMAEGASLFRIYRSIIFPLLTPATATLIILKTISIYNDMYTPYLYMPKQSLGVVTTVLMRFQGVNVADWNLICAAILLILLPTVVLYFFLQKYIFEGVTSGAVK
- a CDS encoding carbohydrate ABC transporter permease yields the protein MFGTLSYKAQKNIIIVSFLLVPLALLLLFTYYPALKLVMFSFTDWDGYSPEKPWVGLANYREVFTNPDIFGVFAHNFAYFVMGIIQNIIAIYFAVILNSRLRGRNFFRLLLFLPYIMNAVAVAFMFGYVFDTTQGSLNLFLQSIGLAKLGETSWLGTAGLVNYSLASTGLWRFMGYNMVIYIAALQAIPRDMYEAAKIDGAGAMQTFWRITLPNMKPVIQLNLFLTVTGALEVFDLPFVLTKGGPAGASQTYVQRVMETAFAYNHYGLASAMSIILLMFVIIVVGLQQFVLSRGGNGK